A single Bos mutus isolate GX-2022 chromosome 16, NWIPB_WYAK_1.1, whole genome shotgun sequence DNA region contains:
- the INTS11 gene encoding integrator complex subunit 11, with the protein MPEIRVTPLGAGQDVGRSCILVSIAGKNVMLDCGMHMGFSDDRRFPDFSYITRSGRLTDFLDCVIISHFHLDHCGALPYFSEMVGYDGPIYMTQPTQAICPILLEDYRKIAVDKKGEANFFTSQMIKDCMKKVVAVHLHQTVQVDDELEIKAYYAGHVLGAAMFQIKVGSESVVYTGDYNMTPDRHLGAAWIDKCRPSLLITESTYATTIRDSKRCRERDFLKKVHETVERGGKVLIPVFALGRAQELCILLETFWERMDLKAPIYFSTGLTEKANHYYKLFIPWTNQKIRKTFVQRNMFEFKHIKAFDRAFADSPGPMVVFATPGMLHAGQSLQIFRKWAGNEKNMVIMPGYCVQGTVGHKILSGQRKLEMEGRQVLEVKMQVEYMSFSAHADAKGIMQLVGQAEPENVLLVHGEAKKMEFLKQKIEQEFRVNCYMPANGETVTLPTSPSIPVGISLGLLKREMAQGLLPDAKKPRLLHGTLIMKDSNFRLVSSEQALKELGLAEHQLRFTCRVHLHDTRKEQEMAMRVYNHLKSVLKDHCVQHLPDGSVTVESILVQAAAHSEDPGTKVLLVSWTYQDEELGSYLTSLLKKGLPQAS; encoded by the exons ATGCCCGAGATCAGGGTCACGCCCTTGG GGGCTGGCCAGGATGTGGGCCGAAGCTGCATTTTGGTGTCCATTGCGGGCAAGAACGTCATGCTGGACTGTGGGATGCACATGGGCTTCAGCGACGAT AGGCGCTTCCCCGACTTTTCCTACATCACCCGCAGCGGCCGACTGACCGACTTTCTGGACTGCGTGATCATCAG CCACTTCCACCTGGACCACTGCGGGGCACTCCCCTACTTCAGTGAGATGGTGGGCTACGATGGGCCGATCTACATGACCCAGCCCACCCAAGCCATCTGCCCCATCCTGCTGGAGGACTACCGCAAAATTGCCGTGGACAAGAAGGGCGAGGCCAACTTCTTCACGTCCCAGATGATCAAGGACTGCATGAAGAAAGTGGTGGCCGTCCACCTCCACCAGACAGTGCAG GTGGACGATGAGCTGGAAATCAAGGCTTACTATGCGGGCCATGTGTTGGGGGCCGCCATGTTCCAGATTAAAGTGGGCTCAGAGTCTGTGGTGTACACG GGGGACTACAACATGACCCCAGACCGGCATTTGGG CGCCGCCTGGATTGATAAGTGCCGGCCCAGCCTGCTCATCACAGAGTCCACCTATGCCACCACCATCCGGGACTCCAAGCGCTGCAGGGAGCGAGACTTCCTGAAGAAGGTCCACGAGACCGTGGAGCGCGGTGGGAAG GTGCTGATCCCTGTGTTTGCACTGGGCCGTGCTCAGGAGCTCTGCATCCTGCTGGAGACCTTCTG GGAGCGCATGGACCTGAAAGCCCCCATCTACTTCTCCACGGGCCTGACAGAGAAGGCCAATCACTACTACAAACTCTTCATCCCCTGGACCAACCAGAAGATACGGAAGACCTTTGTACAGAGGAACATGTTCGAGTTCAAGCACATCAAGGCCTTTGACCGGGCATTTGCTGACAGCCCAGGACCCATG GTCGTGTTTGCAACCCCGGGGATGCTGCATGCTGGCCAGTCACTACAGATCTTCCGGAAGTGGGCAGGGAACGAGAAGAACATG GTCATCATGCCTGGCTACTGCGTGCAGGGCACCGTGGGTCACAAGATCCTCAGTGGGCAGCGCAAGCTGGAGATGGAGGGGCGGCAGGTG CTGGAGGTCAAGATGCAGGTGGAGTACATGTCCTTCAGTGCCCACGCAGATGCCAAGGGCATCATGCAGCTGGTGGGCCAGGCGGAGCCAGAGAATGTGCTGCTGGTGCACGGCGAGGCCAAGAAGATGGAGTTTCTGAAGCAGAAGATTGAGCAGGAATTCC GGGTCAACTGCTACATGCCGGCCAACGGCGAGACGGTGACACTGCCCACAAGCCCCAGCATCCCTGTGGGCATCTCACTGGGGCTGCTGAAGCGGGAGATGGCACAGG GGCTGCTCCCTGACGCCAAGAAGCCTCGGCTCTTGCACGGCACCCTCATCATGAAGGACAGT AACTTCCGGCTCGTGTCCTCAGAGCAGGCCCTCAAGGAGTTGGGCCTGGCCGAGCACCAGCTGCGCTTCACCTGCCGTGTACACCTGCACGACACACGCAAGGAGCAGGAGATGGCCATGCGCGTGTACAACCACCTGAAGAG TGTCCTCAAGGACCACTGCGTGCAGCACCTTCCTGACGGCTCCGTGACCGTGGAGTCCATCTTAGTCCAGGCTGCTGCCCACTCCGAGGACCCAGGCACCAAGGTGCTACTGGTCTCCTGGACCTACCAG GACGAGGAGCTAGGAAGCTACCTCACATCTCTGCTCAAGAAGGGCCTGCCCCAGGCCAGCTGA
- the CPTP gene encoding ceramide-1-phosphate transfer protein isoform X1, protein MDDLESEFNLKVVLVSFKQCLNEKEEVLLEYYLAGWRGLVRFLNSLGTIFSFISKDVVTKLQIMDQLRSGPQQEHYSSLQAMVAYEVGNQLVDLERRSRHPDSGCRTVLRLHRALRWLQLFLEGVRTSPEDARTSVLCTDSYNASLATYHPWIIRRAVTVAFCALPTRKVFLESMNVGSSEQAVEMLNEALPFIEHVYNISQKLYAEHALLDLP, encoded by the exons ATGGATGACTTGGAGTCAGAGTTCAATCTGAAAGTCGTCCTGGTCAGTTTCAAGCAGTGTCTCAATGAGAAGGAGGAGGTGCTACTGGAATACTACCTCGCTGGCTGGAGGGGGCTGGTCAG GTTCCTGAATAGTCTGGGCACCATCTTCTCATTCATCTCCAAGGATGTCGTGACAAAGCTGCAGATCATGGACCAGCTGCGAAGCGGCCCCCAACAGGAGCACTACAGCAGCCTGCAGGCCATGGTTGCCTACGAAGTGGGCAACCAACTGGTGGACCTGGAGCGGCGCTCACGCCACCCTGACTCAGGCTGCCGGACGGTGCTCCGGCTACACCGTGCGCTGCGCTGGCTGCAGCTCTTCCTGGAAGGTGTCCGCACAAGCCCTGAGGATGCACGCACCTCCGTACTCTGCACCGACTCCTACAACGCCTCGCTGGCCACCTACCACCCCTGGATCATCCGCCGGGCTGTCACTGTGGCCTTCTGTGCGCTGCCCACACGCAAGGTCTTCTTGGAGTCCATGAATGTTGGGTCCTCCGAACAGGCTGTGGAGATGCTAAATGAGGCCCTGCCCTTTATCGAGCATGTCTACAACATCTCCCAGAAGCTGTATGCCGAGCACGCCCTACTGGACCTGCCATAG
- the CPTP gene encoding ceramide-1-phosphate transfer protein isoform X2 has protein sequence MRRRRCYWNTTSLAGGGWSGARGASPATRPTCIPSAQCRFLNSLGTIFSFISKDVVTKLQIMDQLRSGPQQEHYSSLQAMVAYEVGNQLVDLERRSRHPDSGCRTVLRLHRALRWLQLFLEGVRTSPEDARTSVLCTDSYNASLATYHPWIIRRAVTVAFCALPTRKVFLESMNVGSSEQAVEMLNEALPFIEHVYNISQKLYAEHALLDLP, from the exons ATGAGAAGGAGGAGGTGCTACTGGAATACTACCTCGCTGGCTGGAGGGGGCTGGTCAGGTGCGCGAGGGGCTTCCCCGGCCACACGTCCTACCTGTATCCCGTCGGCCCAGTGCAG GTTCCTGAATAGTCTGGGCACCATCTTCTCATTCATCTCCAAGGATGTCGTGACAAAGCTGCAGATCATGGACCAGCTGCGAAGCGGCCCCCAACAGGAGCACTACAGCAGCCTGCAGGCCATGGTTGCCTACGAAGTGGGCAACCAACTGGTGGACCTGGAGCGGCGCTCACGCCACCCTGACTCAGGCTGCCGGACGGTGCTCCGGCTACACCGTGCGCTGCGCTGGCTGCAGCTCTTCCTGGAAGGTGTCCGCACAAGCCCTGAGGATGCACGCACCTCCGTACTCTGCACCGACTCCTACAACGCCTCGCTGGCCACCTACCACCCCTGGATCATCCGCCGGGCTGTCACTGTGGCCTTCTGTGCGCTGCCCACACGCAAGGTCTTCTTGGAGTCCATGAATGTTGGGTCCTCCGAACAGGCTGTGGAGATGCTAAATGAGGCCCTGCCCTTTATCGAGCATGTCTACAACATCTCCCAGAAGCTGTATGCCGAGCACGCCCTACTGGACCTGCCATAG